From one Streptomyces sp. SCSIO 30461 genomic stretch:
- a CDS encoding right-handed parallel beta-helix repeat-containing protein, which translates to MPRPRSALSVLLAVLFLLVGATSAMAHEERPVDFPDGSGSVPLYRSAEPDLLVCKTDRADFDRRVSGFPAELKDRNIRLFERCQDNGFRHLQEAVNAVDKPGMGIAILPGLYLEEPTQSAPTGECTRLKAPNSSFGYQILSYEQQEKCPNNQNLIAILGKRDLQIEGTGASRNDVIIDGGYRKLNIIRADMADGVYFKNFTAQRSTFNSLYVLASDGFVIDDVLTRWNDEYGFLTFASDHGLYKDCESYGNGDSGIYPGSASDVNSERGHDVERYSMEITGCRSHHNMVGYSGTAGNSVWAHDNEFDHNMAGATMDSAFPGHPGLPQDHSKFERNLIHDNNQDYYRHVRDGTCAKPPAERGYEKGVVCPQISVPVGSGVVIAGGNYNLFQDNWIYGNQRTAFVLHSVPGFVRGEEGVGKQWDTSHHNRFIGNRLGIDREGNPRPNRTAVWWDGQGEGNCWSGLTGPGNPRTLPACGDTPGEVSGGSDRIVGEPVKLVQLLVCSEYDVRARRLPAGCDWYGARGVERIETQIAIAVAAVLALVGGVLWRRTLRRDRWGTAAAAVALIGLVVGVIGSARSYEHTVIPTVSLLLLGLGWAGMGLRFLRRRRVFGWVTVGLGALTLLDAWDKSVVMIPWTPLGPAWLRALVGAAWVVWAVIAAAGRSEQAGAAPNRSRHQDRATATGDVRTENSEEPGPDTRTGTS; encoded by the coding sequence ATGCCGAGGCCCCGCAGTGCCCTGAGCGTCCTGTTAGCCGTCTTGTTCCTTCTCGTCGGCGCGACGTCCGCGATGGCGCACGAAGAACGTCCCGTGGACTTTCCCGACGGTTCGGGGAGTGTGCCGCTCTATCGAAGCGCGGAGCCCGATCTCCTCGTGTGCAAGACCGACCGTGCCGACTTCGATCGGCGCGTCTCCGGCTTCCCGGCGGAACTGAAGGACCGCAATATCCGGCTCTTCGAGCGCTGTCAGGACAACGGGTTCCGGCATCTGCAGGAAGCGGTGAACGCCGTCGACAAGCCGGGCATGGGCATCGCGATTCTGCCGGGGCTGTATCTGGAGGAACCGACCCAGTCGGCGCCAACGGGCGAGTGCACCCGGCTCAAGGCGCCCAATTCGTCGTTCGGATACCAGATCCTGTCGTACGAGCAGCAGGAGAAGTGCCCCAACAACCAGAACCTGATCGCGATTCTCGGCAAGAGGGATCTGCAGATCGAGGGCACCGGCGCCAGCCGCAACGACGTCATCATCGACGGCGGGTACAGGAAGCTCAACATCATCCGGGCCGACATGGCCGACGGTGTCTACTTCAAGAACTTCACCGCGCAGCGCTCGACATTCAACTCCCTCTACGTCCTGGCGAGCGACGGATTCGTCATCGACGACGTGCTCACCCGCTGGAACGACGAGTACGGTTTCCTGACCTTCGCAAGCGACCACGGCCTGTACAAGGACTGCGAGTCCTACGGCAACGGCGACTCCGGCATCTATCCGGGCAGCGCCTCCGACGTCAACAGCGAGCGGGGCCACGACGTCGAGCGCTACTCCATGGAGATCACGGGCTGCCGCAGCCACCACAACATGGTCGGCTACTCCGGCACGGCCGGCAACTCGGTCTGGGCGCACGACAACGAGTTCGACCACAACATGGCGGGCGCCACCATGGACAGCGCCTTCCCCGGCCATCCCGGACTCCCGCAGGACCACTCGAAGTTCGAACGCAACCTGATCCATGACAACAACCAGGACTACTACCGTCATGTACGGGACGGCACCTGCGCCAAGCCGCCCGCCGAGCGGGGGTACGAGAAAGGCGTCGTCTGTCCTCAGATCTCGGTCCCGGTCGGATCCGGCGTCGTCATCGCCGGCGGCAACTACAACCTCTTCCAGGACAACTGGATCTACGGCAACCAGCGAACCGCCTTCGTGCTGCATTCCGTGCCCGGGTTCGTGCGTGGCGAGGAGGGCGTGGGAAAGCAGTGGGACACGTCCCACCACAACCGCTTCATCGGCAACCGCCTCGGCATCGACCGGGAGGGAAACCCCCGCCCCAACAGGACCGCCGTCTGGTGGGACGGCCAGGGCGAGGGCAACTGCTGGTCCGGCCTCACGGGTCCGGGCAACCCGCGGACGCTCCCGGCGTGCGGTGACACACCGGGTGAGGTGTCGGGAGGCAGCGACCGCATCGTCGGCGAGCCGGTGAAGCTGGTGCAACTGCTGGTGTGCTCGGAGTACGACGTGCGCGCCCGCAGGCTCCCCGCGGGATGCGACTGGTACGGCGCGCGGGGTGTGGAGCGGATCGAGACCCAGATCGCGATCGCCGTGGCGGCCGTGCTCGCACTCGTCGGCGGGGTGCTGTGGCGGCGGACGTTGCGCCGCGACCGGTGGGGGACCGCGGCCGCCGCGGTCGCGCTGATCGGACTCGTGGTCGGTGTGATCGGTTCGGCGAGGTCGTACGAGCACACGGTGATCCCGACCGTGTCGCTGTTGCTGCTCGGGCTCGGATGGGCCGGTATGGGCCTTCGGTTCCTTCGACGACGCAGGGTGTTCGGCTGGGTGACCGTGGGGCTGGGTGCACTCACCTTGCTCGACGCCTGGGACAAGTCCGTCGTGATGATCCCCTGGACTCCGCTCGGCCCGGCGTGGCTGCGGGCCCTGGTGGGTGCGGCGTGGGTGGTCTGGGCGGTGATCGCTGCCGCAGGCCGGTCGGAACAGGCGGGCGCCGCCCCGAACCGTAGCCGTCACCAGGACCGGGCTACGGCTACGGGCGACGTACGCACCGAGAACTCGGAGGAGCCTGGGCCGGACACAAGGACGGGGACGTCATGA